The genomic window ACTTGGACAAGTTAAGCCTCAAATGAATACTTTACTATACTTTCAAGGTGACTTAACCCATGCTGTCAACCCTGTCAAAACCCCCGGATATCGTCTGAGTTTGGTTTGCGAACAGTATAGTTTAAGTGATGTAGAACTCCAGGAAATCCCACCCTTTACAGTAGAGTCGCGGGTTGCTCAGTCTACAACAAAAAAACGTAAATAGGCTTTTGAATTTTGAATTTTGGGCGTTGCTGATTAGTGGGATGATTTTTGTCTCACGCAAAGGCGCAAAGACACAAAGAATCAATATCCTGTTTTGTACAAAAGTCTCAATTCATCCCGCATTTATGCAACGCCGAATTTTGAATTAATATATGCCTCATAGCCTGATTCTCAACCTACTTCCCCAGTCTCCCATCTACCCCCAATTCCTCACAGGTAGACACTACCATGCTTTATTCCTCACCCTAGTTAGTTCTGTTGATCCAGCCTTGGGAGAATATCTGCATAACTCCAAGGCGGATAAAGCCTTTACCCTCTCACCCCTACAAATACAACAACGAACAAAACCAGATCACTACAGTTTGCAATTAAGTCATCAAAAACCCATCCCGGCTGGTACTCCCTGCTGGTGGCGCGTTTCCCTGCTTGATGACACCCTATTTAGTAAGCTAACTCCACTGTGGCTAAATCTCAACCCTGAACACCCTTGGCATTTAGGTTCAGCCAACTTGTATATTACCAGCATCCAAGGTACACCCCAATCAATACAACCCTGGGCGAACGCTTGCAGCTATGCTCAATTATATGAACAAGCCAGCGAGAGCGATCGCGCCTTAAACTTCCTCTTCGCCACCCCCGTAGCCTTCCGCCAAGGGACATACGATACATTTTTACCCACTAGAGAATGTATCTTTAACAGTCTTCTCAGCCGTTGGCAAAAATATAGCGGAATTGAACTCAGCAATATATCATTTGACTCAATTTATCCCAGTTGTTTTAATATTAATACCGAAATAGTTCGCAACTACGACAGCAAATTTATAGGGTGCATTGGTGAAATTGGCTATCGAATTTTAGGAGAGATTGAACCTAATACAATTAAACAAATTAACGCTTTAGCTGACTTTGCCTTATACGCAGGAATCGGGCGAAAAACAACAATGGGAATGGGAATGGTCAGAAGGAGATAGGGGAAGATTTTCATCATTACTTGTGGACTAACTCGGCATTAATGAGAGTATCAATTAACTCTCTCTGCGTCTCTGCGCCTCTGCGTGCATAAATCATATCTACCACGATCCTAAATAAAAAATCCATGAAAGATCATGATTACATTTCAATCGCAGCCTTGAACCAATACGCCTATTGTCCTCATCGCTGCTGGCGGATGTTTTGTGCTGGAGAATTTATTGATAATCAATATACAATTGAAGGCACAAGTTTACATGAACGAGTCCATACAGTTGGAGAGATAAATCGTGAGGATACTTGGCAAGTTCGAGCAATTTGGTTGAAATCTGACAATTATAAACTAATAGGTAAATCAGATTTAATTGAAGCCGAAAATGGTGAATATTATCCCATCGAATACAAGCGGGGACGCAAAGGTGAATGGGATAATGATGAAATGCAAGTTTGCGCTCAGGCTTTGTGTTTAGAAGAAATGACGGGTAAAACTATCAACACAGGCTACATTTATTATGCTCATTCACACCAACGTCAGTTAGTAGAAATTAATCAAGAATTGCGTCAAACTGCGATTTCTGTTATTGAATCTGTGCAGCAGTTGTTATTTACGGGTAGGATGCCAACTGCTATTAAAACTAAACGTTGTGATGGGTGCAGTCTTTACGCTTCATGTTTACCTCAAGCAATTGATAAAGTTAGGCGTTATCAAGAAGCTTAGGTGACAGGTGACAGGGGACAGGAAAGAGAATGGACTTTCTTAAATGCAACTGAATTAGGAAACATACTATGGGAACAGTTTACATTACTCAAGATGATGCTTTTATCGGTAAAATTGATGAGCGTCTTAACGTCAGGTTTGATAAAAAGACGATTTTAGATATCCCACTTTTAAAAATTGATGGGGTTGTAGTTTTAGGACGTGCGACTGTTTCACCGGCTGTAATTTCGGAATTACTTCAACGTCACATTACATTAACATTTCTGACTGATACAGGTCGTTATTTGGGACACTTACAGCCAGAGGTTACTAAGAATATATTTGTTCGCAAGGCGCAATGGCAAGCGGCTGGAGAATCACCGCAGGCTATTCATTTGGTACAAGGTTTTGTCAGAGGTAAACTAAAAAATTACCGTCATTTATTACTGCGTCGTCAGCGAGAAACTACAGATTTAGATTTATCCAAGAATATTACTCGCATTGAGCAGGCGATCGCACCAATTGACGCAACACATAATATAGATTCCCTGCGAGGCTTGGAAGGTGCAGGTAGTGCGGCTTATTTTGGTTGCTTTAATGAGATTATTCGCGTGATGGAATTTGAATTTACTCACCGTAACCGCCGGCCACCTAAAGACCCGGTGAACTCCTTACTCAGCTTTGGTTATGCTTTGCTGCGTCATGATGTCCAAGGTGCAGTTAATATTGTTGGTTTTGACCCATATTTAGGTTATTTGCATTGTGAACGTTATGGGAGACCATCTCTAGCACTAGATTTAATGGAAGAATTTCGTCCTATAGTCGTTGATGCGGTGGTGTTATCTGCGTTAAATAAACGTTTGTTGACACCTACGGATTTTGTTACAGAACCTTTGAGTGGTGCGGTTTCCCTGATTCCTGAAGCGCGAAAAACATTTTTGAAGTTATATCAACAGAAGAAGCTTTCGGAATTTAAACATCCAGTATTGGGACGTAAATGTACTTATCAGGAAGCCTTTGAATTGCAAGCTCGATTAATGTCTAAATATCTCATGGGTGAAACGGAAAAGTACCCTCCTTTGGTTTTGAAGTGAATGTAAGGGATTGGGGACTGGGGATTGCACTTCGACACTTAAAAGGTAGACAGTAGACATGAATGTTGTTATTTCTTACGATATTTCAGAAGACAAGCGACGTACTAAAATCCACAACATCCTCAAGTCTTATGGGCAGTGGGTGCAGTATAGTATATTTGAATGTCAGCTAAATGATACACAGTATGCTAAACTGCGATCGCGCCTCAATAAGTTGATTAAAAGCGATACCGACAGCATCCGTTTTTATTTCTTATGTGCTTGCTGCTTTGGTAAGGTTGAACGTATCGGCGGCGAACCAGTCCGCGATGACACCATTTTCTTCGCCGAATGCGCGGATGGGTAGGTGTTGAAAAGGCAGTTTCTACAAAAATGGTTGCAACTCTCTCTGTATAAGACTTTTAACGATTAACTCATGTTAAAATACCCGCGCACCTTATATAGACTGACTTTTAGCCATTTTTGTATTGCCGTTTTGCGATCGCTTGTGTTATCATTCCACTATCCGCGATTCAGTACCTTGAAAACTTCATATAGCTTGGCTTTCAGGCTTCCGCTATTGCAATTTCATTAACTCCCTATCAGGGATTGAAACAAGGGTGAGAAAATTTATTTTGATTTTAAAAATGGATTGCAATTTCATTAACTCCCTATCAGGGATTGAAACTCTGGCATCTTGAATAGAATCATATTCGTAACTAGATTGCAATTTCATTAACTCCCTATCAGGGATTGAAACAAAAGCCTTCGTAGAGATGCTACAACCCTAAAGTAATTGCAATTTCATTAACTCCCTATCAGGGATTGAAACAGCCCAATTTGAACGGCTAGACGACTGAAGCTAATTGCAATTTCATTAACTCCCTATCAGGGATTGAAACGCATTGTGAGAGTGGGGGGCAATTTGGAATTGAAATTGCAATTTCATTAACTCCCTATCAGGGATTGAAACGTTGGGGATGATGAAGCAGACAGGACAGCAGCATCATTGCAATTTCATTAACTCCCTATCAGGGATTGAAACATTGGAAACGCTTAGGGTCTAGATGTAATTCGCTATTGCAATTTCATTAACTCCCTATCAGGGATTGAAACCAGGCGAATCAAGAAGCAAGATATCAGGATTTACGATTGCAATTTCATTAACTCCCTATCAGGGATTGAAACAAAGTACAGGTAAGGTGGGGAGTTGGGGAGAGTGATTGCAATTTCATTAACTCCCTATCAGGGATTGAAACATTAAGTCGATGCTGTAAGTCTGGTAACTCTGGAATTGCAATTTCATTAACTCCCTATCAGGGATTGAAACAGGAGTACAAGTACAACCAGGATTATAAATAATATTAATTGCAATTTCATTAACTCCCTATCAGGGATTGAAACGCGACGGATTCATCTATGGGTGCTGAAGCCCGGTATTGCAATTTCATTAACTCCCTATCAGGGATTGAAACAATTCCTTCAATTATCAGGGGGAACAAGCATCTTATTGCAATTTCATTAACTCCCTATCAGGGATTGAAACAATATAGATTCCCCTATACTGCCACGCAAATCATGAAATTGCAATTTCATTAACTCCCTATCAGGGATTGAAACGAGAATTCTTAACTGACGCTACTTGTTGTCCAATATTGCAATTTCATTAACTCCCTATCAGGGATTGAAACAACGCATTGAGAAAGCCTACCAATTATTTTTTAAAATTGCAATTTCATTAACTCCCTATCAGGGATTGAAACTGGGAATTTTCTAATCGAAACATTCCACCCCCAGATTGCAATTTCATTAACTCCCTATCAGGGATTGAAACGATACCTTAATTCGCGACATCGTATCAGAAGCATCATTGCAATTTCATTAACTCCCTATCAGGGATTGAAACATCTGCTGCTACTTTCTTGATGAAGCAATATAAGCGTATTGCAATTTCATTAACTCCCTATCAGGGATTGAAACGTGGTTGCGTGACAGGTGGAGATGCAATTGTTTGATGGGCTAATTGCAATT from Nostoc sp. UHCC 0870 includes these protein-coding regions:
- the cas6 gene encoding CRISPR-associated endoribonuclease Cas6: MPHSLILNLLPQSPIYPQFLTGRHYHALFLTLVSSVDPALGEYLHNSKADKAFTLSPLQIQQRTKPDHYSLQLSHQKPIPAGTPCWWRVSLLDDTLFSKLTPLWLNLNPEHPWHLGSANLYITSIQGTPQSIQPWANACSYAQLYEQASESDRALNFLFATPVAFRQGTYDTFLPTRECIFNSLLSRWQKYSGIELSNISFDSIYPSCFNINTEIVRNYDSKFIGCIGEIGYRILGEIEPNTIKQINALADFALYAGIGRKTTMGMGMVRRR
- the cas4 gene encoding CRISPR-associated protein Cas4 — translated: MKDHDYISIAALNQYAYCPHRCWRMFCAGEFIDNQYTIEGTSLHERVHTVGEINREDTWQVRAIWLKSDNYKLIGKSDLIEAENGEYYPIEYKRGRKGEWDNDEMQVCAQALCLEEMTGKTINTGYIYYAHSHQRQLVEINQELRQTAISVIESVQQLLFTGRMPTAIKTKRCDGCSLYASCLPQAIDKVRRYQEA
- the cas1d gene encoding type I-D CRISPR-associated endonuclease Cas1d, which gives rise to MGTVYITQDDAFIGKIDERLNVRFDKKTILDIPLLKIDGVVVLGRATVSPAVISELLQRHITLTFLTDTGRYLGHLQPEVTKNIFVRKAQWQAAGESPQAIHLVQGFVRGKLKNYRHLLLRRQRETTDLDLSKNITRIEQAIAPIDATHNIDSLRGLEGAGSAAYFGCFNEIIRVMEFEFTHRNRRPPKDPVNSLLSFGYALLRHDVQGAVNIVGFDPYLGYLHCERYGRPSLALDLMEEFRPIVVDAVVLSALNKRLLTPTDFVTEPLSGAVSLIPEARKTFLKLYQQKKLSEFKHPVLGRKCTYQEAFELQARLMSKYLMGETEKYPPLVLK
- the cas2 gene encoding CRISPR-associated endonuclease Cas2, with the translated sequence MNVVISYDISEDKRRTKIHNILKSYGQWVQYSIFECQLNDTQYAKLRSRLNKLIKSDTDSIRFYFLCACCFGKVERIGGEPVRDDTIFFAECADG